A stretch of the Nicotiana tabacum cultivar K326 chromosome 6, ASM71507v2, whole genome shotgun sequence genome encodes the following:
- the LOC107776024 gene encoding uncharacterized protein At1g28695-like: MTPDLNPIFDRYKYQMRARLSTNLAMGKVHKISSFRNLFSRSVLRPCKSIIPTTAMDHAKNRIIIDHSHHIKYMILFFVLLFFSINIFTSPTNTPFFPWQLSLFHPSKQLHETVYIKDDLEQALAGAATENKTVIITVVNKAYIEGDKPMVDLFLDGFWQGEGTRELVNHLLIVAMDQTSYERCKFMHLHCYKLETDGVDFGGEKLFMSQDFIKMMWRRTLFLGDVLKKGYNFIFTDTDVLWLRNPFPNLYLNQTVDLQISTDKFNGSQWSEENPINTGFYMIKSNSKTIALLDAWYAGKDNINSTGWKDQDVLIKLMKDGMFKQLGLTVRFLDTLYFSGFCDDSKDVNVVATIHANCCRSISAKLADLTAVLHDWRRFKGSDANQTSTFGWTQHVNCWDSWKN, translated from the exons ATGACCCCTGATCTTAATCCAATATTCGACAGGTACAAATATCAGATGCGAGCAA GACTTAGTACTAACTTGGCAATGGGGAAAGTTCATAAAATTTCTTCCTTCAGAAATCTATTTTCAAGATCAGTTCTTCGGCCTTGCAAATCAATCATCCCCACTACAGCAATGGACCACGCCAAAAATCGAATTATAATTGATCATAGTCACCATATCAAGTACATGATTTTATTCTTTGTTCTACTCTTTTTCTCCATTAATATCTTCACTTCTCCTACCAACACCCCTTTCTTCCCTTGGCAACTCTCACTCTTTCACCCCTCAAAACAG TTACATGAAACAGTGTATATTAAAGATGATCTTGAACAAGCGTTGGCCGGAGCAGCAACGGAGAATAAGACGGTAATAATTACTGTTGTAAATAAAGCATACATAGAGGGAGATAAACCAATGGTAGATCTCTTCTTAGATGGTTTTTGGCAAGGAGAAGGCACTAGGGAATTAGTGAACCACCTTTTGATCGTTGCAATGGATCAAACCTCGTACGAACGGTGCAAATTTATGCATCTTCATTGTTACAAGCTCGAAACAGATGGTGTGGATTTTGGTGGAGAAAAGTTGTTCATGTCTCAAGATTTTATCAAGATGATGTGGAGAAGAACCTTGTTCTTAGGTGATGTTCTTAAGAAAGGTTACAACTTCATCTTTACG GACACTGATGTGCTATGGCTTAGGAATCCATTTCCGAACTTGTACTTAAATCAAACCGTAGACCTTCAGATCAGTACAGACAAGTTCAACGGAAGCCAGTGGTCTGAAGAAAACCCAATAAACACAGGCTTCTACATGATCAAATCAAACAGCAAAACAATAGCGTTGTTGGATGCTTGGTATGCTGGAAAAGACAACATTAATTCCACAGGATGGAAAGACCAGGATGTTTTGATCAAGTTAATGAAAGATGGAATGTTCAAACAATTGGGTCTAACTGTTAGGTTTTTGGACACCCTTTATTTCAGTGGCTTTTGTGATGATAGTAAAGATGTTAACGTTGTTGCAACTATTCATGCCAATTGTTGTCGTAGTATAAGTGCAAAGTTGGCTGATCTGACGGCTGTCCTTCACGATTGGAGAAGATTTAAGGGCTCGGATGCAAATCAGACATCGACGTTTGGATGGACTCAGCATGTGAATTGCTGGGATTCTTGGAAAAACTGA